From the Palaemon carinicauda isolate YSFRI2023 chromosome 42, ASM3689809v2, whole genome shotgun sequence genome, one window contains:
- the LOC137633350 gene encoding facilitated trehalose transporter Tret1-like isoform X1 yields MCHAENKKEETTHSKDATAGDIRQGQVKGRTITQVWACLAASLGNLSAAAVNGWTAATLPSMKADPDLIMSTLDMAWIVSIISVGCMVGSIFAGRIMDGLGRRTVLMSMAPFLTAGWVTIALAPNTPIVLLGRMICGMATAFLFSTGPVYCSEVPEARLRGSLGLIPSLFLTFGVVLSYIAGAFFSWRISCYVCSVPIILMFIVLWTVPESPYWYLLKGRHEDCKASLRWLRGPRYDFSAELAEMEEKINSVGRKVEYRELWRPRTRKPFLISLFMSTLQQVSGGNILMMFTGLIFISAGVENHRMATVVTGLVQIVFTLLCMFTADRLGRRPLIIASTLIIGVATLLLGVYYLMSDVFEIKWPPWVPLLSVLTAVAGYCLGCRTMPWLLSAELFNTTIRSTANTATLFYNRLLSVAILQIYPFYEEAFGAHTVFFTFGGLSLICSLVSFFVVPETKGKTLEQIQEHFESTKKKKMKHNIIHPASEVNTATSV; encoded by the exons GTTTGGGCCTGCCTAGCTGCCTCCCTGGGGAATCTGTCAGCAGCAGCCGTCAATGGATGGACAGCAGCGACCCTTCCATCAATGAAGGCAGATCCAGATCTGATCATGAGCACGTTAGATATGGCCTGGATTG TCAGCATCATCTCAGTGGGCTGTATGGTAGGCAGCATCTTCGCCGGGCGAATCATGGACGGACTCGGAAGGCGGACAGTGCTCATGTCTATGGCTCCATTTTTGACAGCTGGGTGGGTCACTATCGCTCTTGCTCCAAACACTCCAATTGTATTGCTTGGCAGGATGATCTGTGGTATGGCAACTGCTTTTCTATTTTCCACTGGTCCA GTGTACTGCAGTGAAGTACCAGAGGCTCGCCTGAGAGGTAGTCTGGGTCTTATTCCATCCCTGTTCCTTACATTTGGTGTCGTTCTATCATACATAGCTGGAGCGTTCTTCTCGTGGCGTATCAGCTGTTACGTTTGCTCTGTCCCAATCATCCTGATGTTTATTGTATTATGGACAGTACCAGAATCACCTTACTGGTATCTATTGAAAGGAAGGCATGAAGATTGCAAAGCCTCTCTCAGATGGCTACGAGGACCAAGGTATGACTTTTCTGCAGAACTGGCCGAGATGGAGGAAAAAATCAACTCTGTCGGTCGGAAGGTGGAATATCGCGAGCTGTGGAGACCACGCACAAGGAAACCCTTCttgatttctttattcatgagcACCTTGCAGCAAGTGAGTGGTGGTAACATCCTCATGATGTTCACTGGGCTCATTTTCATCTCAGCTGGTGTGGAGAATCATCGCATGGCCACTGTCGTCACTGGTCTGGTACAGATCGTTTTCACTCTCTTGTGCATGTTTACTGCTGATCGTCTTGGACGTCGTCCGCTGATCATTGCTTCGACTCTCATCATTGGTGTGGCAACACTACTCCTTGGGGTGTATTACCTCATGAGCGACGTTTTTGAAATTAAATGGCCCCCCTGGGTGCCTCTTTTATCTGTACTGACAGCAGTTGCTGGTTATTGCCTTGGGTGTCGCACTATGCCATGGCTATTATCTGCTGAACTCTTCAACACCACGATCAGATCAACTGCAAATACTGCTACTTTGTTTTATAACCGGTTGTTGAGTGTTGCAATTTTACAG ATCTACCCGTTCTACGAAGAGGCCTTTGGCGCACACACGGTCTTCTTTACTTTCGGAGGTCTGAGCTTAATCTGCAGTCTGGTCTCTTTCTTTGTCGTACCAGAGACAAAAGGAAAAACACTGGAACAAATTCAAGAACATTTCGAatctacgaagaagaagaagatgaagcacAATATTATCCACCCAGCAAGTGAAGTTAACACAGCCACAAGTGTTTAG
- the LOC137633350 gene encoding facilitated trehalose transporter Tret1-like isoform X2: MDSSDPSINEGRSRSDHEHVRYGLDCQHHLSGLYGRQHLRRANHGRTRKADSAHVYGSIFDSWVYCSEVPEARLRGSLGLIPSLFLTFGVVLSYIAGAFFSWRISCYVCSVPIILMFIVLWTVPESPYWYLLKGRHEDCKASLRWLRGPRYDFSAELAEMEEKINSVGRKVEYRELWRPRTRKPFLISLFMSTLQQVSGGNILMMFTGLIFISAGVENHRMATVVTGLVQIVFTLLCMFTADRLGRRPLIIASTLIIGVATLLLGVYYLMSDVFEIKWPPWVPLLSVLTAVAGYCLGCRTMPWLLSAELFNTTIRSTANTATLFYNRLLSVAILQIYPFYEEAFGAHTVFFTFGGLSLICSLVSFFVVPETKGKTLEQIQEHFESTKKKKMKHNIIHPASEVNTATSV; the protein is encoded by the exons ATGGACAGCAGCGACCCTTCCATCAATGAAGGCAGATCCAGATCTGATCATGAGCACGTTAGATATGGCCTGGATTG TCAGCATCATCTCAGTGGGCTGTATGGTAGGCAGCATCTTCGCCGGGCGAATCATGGACGGACTCGGAAGGCGGACAGTGCTCATGTCTATGGCTCCATTTTTGACAGCTGG GTGTACTGCAGTGAAGTACCAGAGGCTCGCCTGAGAGGTAGTCTGGGTCTTATTCCATCCCTGTTCCTTACATTTGGTGTCGTTCTATCATACATAGCTGGAGCGTTCTTCTCGTGGCGTATCAGCTGTTACGTTTGCTCTGTCCCAATCATCCTGATGTTTATTGTATTATGGACAGTACCAGAATCACCTTACTGGTATCTATTGAAAGGAAGGCATGAAGATTGCAAAGCCTCTCTCAGATGGCTACGAGGACCAAGGTATGACTTTTCTGCAGAACTGGCCGAGATGGAGGAAAAAATCAACTCTGTCGGTCGGAAGGTGGAATATCGCGAGCTGTGGAGACCACGCACAAGGAAACCCTTCttgatttctttattcatgagcACCTTGCAGCAAGTGAGTGGTGGTAACATCCTCATGATGTTCACTGGGCTCATTTTCATCTCAGCTGGTGTGGAGAATCATCGCATGGCCACTGTCGTCACTGGTCTGGTACAGATCGTTTTCACTCTCTTGTGCATGTTTACTGCTGATCGTCTTGGACGTCGTCCGCTGATCATTGCTTCGACTCTCATCATTGGTGTGGCAACACTACTCCTTGGGGTGTATTACCTCATGAGCGACGTTTTTGAAATTAAATGGCCCCCCTGGGTGCCTCTTTTATCTGTACTGACAGCAGTTGCTGGTTATTGCCTTGGGTGTCGCACTATGCCATGGCTATTATCTGCTGAACTCTTCAACACCACGATCAGATCAACTGCAAATACTGCTACTTTGTTTTATAACCGGTTGTTGAGTGTTGCAATTTTACAG ATCTACCCGTTCTACGAAGAGGCCTTTGGCGCACACACGGTCTTCTTTACTTTCGGAGGTCTGAGCTTAATCTGCAGTCTGGTCTCTTTCTTTGTCGTACCAGAGACAAAAGGAAAAACACTGGAACAAATTCAAGAACATTTCGAatctacgaagaagaagaagatgaagcacAATATTATCCACCCAGCAAGTGAAGTTAACACAGCCACAAGTGTTTAG
- the LOC137633055 gene encoding transcriptional regulator ATRX homolog → MSSESDDDFQSADEGSDLEDFESPNPQKPILPEPVKPEIADSSDSEENNDEEEEEIQPVAKSVIEKSKSEAIEKECGTVEDTSLIGVLKNLSFQVNEQLSLAKSSLDSVDNHSEDGESKRSDDEESKRSDDEESKRSDDEESDRSDDEGPLECTFKAFPGALTSDSKLIDMHVENVENSVKTQLDNVQRNTKELSALDTCKEVTQMPEITKEFKEIQNEKVALTKEPESEPLQMLKESIHVEEKADEEKSSVSVNESRELVGCDIQEAVPLKKIYEEKKSETSQQATQKPKPIRESKIGLKKPREKLGERLGARKLGSRVEKKPMEGLGCESIKQVDPSSDGNPCTHLGSEEAQTSNKNEKKLEDSLWEQEDRWQQAQKTSENRKSVSRFLLTLVDI, encoded by the coding sequence ATGTCATCTGAAAGTGATGATGATTTCCAATCAGCTGATGAGGGATCAGATTTAGAGGACTTTGAGAGTCCCAACCCACAGAAACCTATTTTACCCGAGCCAGTGAAGCCTGAAATAGCAGATTCATCTGATTCTGAAGAAAACAATGACGAGGAAGAAGAGGAAATTCAACCTGTCGCAAAGTCTGTAATCGAGAAATCTAAGTCAGAAGCCATAGAGAAAGAATGTGGTACAGTAGAGGATACATCTTTAATTGGGGTACTGAAAAACTTGTCTTTTCAAGTGAATGAGCAACTAAGCCTTGCCAAAAGTTCTTTGGATTCTGTAGATAACCATAGTGAAGATGGAGAATCCAAAAGGTCTGATGATGAAGAATCCAAAAGGTCTGATGATGAAGAATCCAAAAGGTCTGATGATGAAGAATCCGATAGGTCTGATGATGAAGGACCTTTAGAGTGTACCTTTAAAGCATTTCCAGGGGCTTTAACTAGTGATAGTAAACTTATAGACATGCATGTAGAGAATGTTGAAAATTCAGTAAAAACTCAGCTAGATAATGTACAGAGAAATACCAAGGAATTAAGTGCCTTAGATACATGTAAAGAGGTGACTCAAATGCCAGAAATTACAAAGGAGTTTAAGGAAATTCAAAATGAGAAAGTGGCCTTAACTAAAGAACCTGAAAGTGAGCCCCTTCAAATGTTAAAGGAATCTATTCATGTTGAAGAAAAAGCAGATGAGGAGAAATCTTCAGTTTCTGTGAATGAATCTAGAGAATTAGTTGGATGTGATATTCAGGAAGCAGTTcctttaaagaaaatttatgaGGAAAAAAAATCTGAGACCTCACAGCAGGCAACTCAAAAGCCAAAACCTATCCGAGAGAGTAAAATTGGCTTGAAAAAGCCCAGAGAAAAATTGGGCGAGCGATTGGGTGCCCGCAAGTTAGGTTCAAGGGTAGAAAAGAAGCCAATGGAAGGTTTGGGCTGTGAATCTATTAAGCAAGTGGACCCATCCAGTGATGGAAACCCTTGTACCCATTTGGGTTCAGAAGAGGCTCAGACCTCTAATAAGAATGAAAAGAAGCTTGAAGATAGTTTATGGGAACAAGAAGATAGATGGCAGCAGGCTCAAAAGACTAGTGAAAATAGGAAATCAGTAAGTAGGTTTTTGTTGACTTTAGTGGATATATAA